The following nucleotide sequence is from Phocoena sinus isolate mPhoSin1 chromosome 14, mPhoSin1.pri, whole genome shotgun sequence.
TCTGTGGCTTTGGACAAGCCTCTGCCCCTCCTTGGAAGCTCAGTATCCTCATCATAAACGGGTTAGCCACAGGACCTGGCCCCCAGGGGCTTGCCGGGAAGGTTAAACGCCCAGGAAAACACTCCGTGAGCACAGGCTCGGGCACACAAGAGGGCTCTCGCCTGTCGCGTTCACCGCTGCCGACTGCGCCTGGCACGGACGGGTCTCCCGAAATAGCCATTGGAGCCAGCGAGAGTAGGAGCCTGGCCGGCCGAGAGCCCGGACTGTCATTATCATGTTTCACACCCCTTCCTCCCCGAGTGGCTGAGGACGCGCGAGAGGGGGCGCGCCCGAGTCGGGATTCCTCGCGGCCGCGGGGCCCGCCCTCCTTcgttccctccccttctccctccctcgcTCCGGAGGAGCCTCGCAGCGCCGCCCCTGCCAGCCCCCTCCCCGGCCGGGAGCGGACGGTGGGTGGCGGCAGCGGCGAGCGGGCGGGCCGCGGAGGACGCGCCGCCAGCGCCTCCCTCCCTGCGTCTTCGGTCCCGGGCCGGCCGGGGCTGCCGCGGCGCGCGGGTGCCGGGCTCTGCCTCGCAGGCCATGGGGGAAGGGGGCGCCGTGGGGCGCCGCCGGCCCTTCCCCGGGGCGCCGCGGCGGCgctggtggcggcggcagcagcagcagcagcggcagcggcagcgctGGTGGCCGGGCCGCGGCGGCGGCGAGGGCGAGGGCGCGGGGCGCGCCGCCATGGGCCTGGCCGGGCTGCAGGTGGGTGTGTCGGGCCCGGCCGCGCGGGGGGCGGGCGGCGCGCGGGGCCCGGCCGGGCCGGGCGGCGGGAGGGCGACTCGGGCTCCGGCCTGGCCCCGCCGGCCGGCCCCGGCCTCCCGGCGGCGCGGGCGGCCCACCGCCGCCGGGCCCTCGGAACATGGCTGCGGCGGGAGGCGCCGCCGCGGCGCCCGGCCCGGGCGGCCCCGCTCCCCGCCCCGCCGCGCCCTGAGcgccccctcccccgcttcccccGGGTCCCCCTCTCCAGGCAGGAAGATGTCCAAGCCCCGCGCggtggaggcggcggcggcggcggcggcggtggcagcGACGGCCCCGGGCCCGGAGATGGTGGAGCGGAGGGGCCCGGGGAGGCCCCGCACCAACGGGGTAAGCAGGCACCCTCCCCGCACTCGCTCGGCGCGCCCCGAAGGGCCGTGCGGCAGGGCGCCCCTGCCGACCCCGCTCCGAGAGCACGTGGGCGCCCCCGCGGCCCTGGGGCGGGGGTGCGGGCGGGGCGCCCGGCCGGGCAGCTTCCTTTTCTGCTGCCTGCCTGGGAGTGGCGCCCACACCCGCTCCGCCATGACCCTGGCAGTGTTTGACCTCGTAAAAGTTTGTGTCTTTATGGCATTTCCAGGCCCCGAGACCCAGCCACTCCTGTGGTGGCCGCCTTCCCAGAGTGTGCGGGGCCTGCCCGGGGCCCTCGGGGAGGTCACAGGGTCTCGCTGACTTGGTGTTGAATGGCTCACCAGGCAGAAAGGCTCAGTAGGGTTTCTGGGAAGGCCCTCCTCCTGTCTGTGCTTACTCAGAGGAGAGGCCGCACACCCAGAGACACCAGCAGTGACCTGTCCGCCCCACCGGTCTGCCCACCGCAGTCGAGTAACCGCCCTAAATGCGACGGTTCTAGGCGTTTCTTCCTCTAGCTCTGCACCCCCCAGTTAGCCCGAGAGAACTACCCCAACCGCAGCCCAGTCCCGCAGTCCTTGGAGGCTGCTGGGCTGCATGTTTTGTGAGGGGCCAGGCTTGGGCACACAGAAGATTCAGGCAGTAATGGTAGGTCCTGCCAGCTGACCTCAGGACTGAGAAGTGGTTGATCAGGTTCCCTGAGGCCCGCTTCTGTGCCAGAGTCCCTGCAGCTCCTGCCAGGGCAGTCGGCTCCTGCACTAGGCCAGCCCTTCCCATCCCGGCCTTGTTTACCCTGGTCCTTCTGACCTCCTTGCTACGGGTAGGTTGCCTCCTTCTTATATAGACTTTTGTGGACGGCTGGTTCTGCTGGCCAGATGTCCCCCCTTAGCGAATGGAATTAGAGACGGACTTGGACCTGGGGGATTCTGAACCTTCCACTGCTCTGCTGGGGCTGGAGTAGCCCAGTTTTTGAGAGATGTtgtctattttttgtcttttgtattcTGATTGCCCCCTTGGCTGCCTAAATCTTGTGGGATCTTCTTCTTCAAGCCTCTTTCAGAATATGCATTTGTCGTTTTAGGAGAATGTATTTACCGGGCAGTCAAAGATCTATACCTACATGAGCCCGAACAAATGCTCTGGAATGCGTTCCCCCCTTCAGGAAGAGAACTCAGTTGCACATCACGAAGTCAAATGCCAGGGGAAGCCGTTAGCCGGAATCTACAGGAAACGCGACGGTAAGCCTCTGAAATGGCCCTGTTCTGACCGTAGCTGGCCCGCTCGCATCCTGCAGAATAATGTAAATGTGCTAAATTTTTATCCAGCCTTTTCAAGCCAAAGTTCAAGAGGTTTGAACCATGTTTGGTCTTGCTGCTGGGAAACACAGACAAGGGGGAAAGAGCTGCCTGTTCCAGGGCGTGTGCCCTGTTGGTCTGACAGGTTCTCCCTGCTTTCACAAGAGTTAGCGTGTCCTTCAGGCTTGATTATCTTGCCAAGTTGCAACAATACGGCACCTGGCCTGTTGTTAGAGAGGCTCACAGGTGCTGAAAGTACAGAAATTATGAGTCTAGGTTGTCCGGACCAGGCGCTTGCACTCCCGCCGAGTCGTGTGAACCTAAGGACctgatttccttcccttttatgaGGTGGCCTTGACCTCAGTTCTAAAGTTTCTTTCTACTCAAGTGTTCAGTGCTAGTCTCTGGAGCAGCATACTCTGGAATGAGATTTGGGGTTAAAATATTGAGCAAGAAAATTAATGGTTATTGAAAATTCTGTCTGGCCCTGCAAAACACGCTGAGACCTCTTACACATCTTGATCTAACCCAAATATTCCCTTTTAAAGctgagggtggggcgggggcgccAGTGCACGTGAGCTTTCCCCAATTCACCGTGCTCCCTTCTGATTAAACCTTGCCTTAGAGAAGCAAAACTCTGGCTATCAGCAGCTCCGTACAAGGAAGCTTTGTATTCGTTAACAGAAAGTGCCGTAAGGGATGGGGTAGCCCAACCTCTGGGCCAGATCTGAGACCCAGGGGCAGGAGCCAGCCCTCTGCCTGATTCCCCCTGGTACACAGGGTGATGTTACTTCATATGACTTAAAGGTTccaatcctagctctgccatttatcAAAGGAAGGGACGTGGGCAGTTTGCTACTCTTTTCTGAGCCTCCGTTCTCTCTGTACAGTGTGAGAGAGAGGAGTCCTACAGGACCATTCTGAAGGTCAGTTAAAGAGCAGGTGCAGATGGGCTttgtgagggaattccctggtggcccagtagtTAGGACGCGGCTCTTTCACTGCCCTGGACCCCGGGTTCAGTCCCCGTTcgggggaattaagatctcaaaagccgtgcagtgcggccaaaaaaaaaggagtgggggGCAGCTTTGTGAGTGCTCCATAAGTCAGCCTGTTCTCCACTGGGCTGCGAGCATCACGGCCTGCCCCTCCCCGCAGTTCAGCGTAGGCAGCACTCAGGACAGCACTCACCACACTGGGTTGGGGAAGGGGCTCTTTTGAGATGGCACTCAGCCAGTCTCACGTCCCCTCTGGAACGGGGCAGGATGTAGATTGTCCTAAATGGGGACACGGGGCACAAGCTAGCTGATGTGACTCGTAGTGTTACTACATGGTGACAGTCAGAATTGGGGGCTGGAGGAACATTGGAGGAGACCCCAAGGTCCAGGTTCTTGTCCATGATTCTAGACCCTTTTCCTGCCTTGGTGCAGACTCAACATGACTGCTGATGTTCACGAGCACCACCCACTTGTAGGGTTACGCCTGACGCCTTACCTCCACCCAGGAGGGCGTACAAGGAGCAAGAATGGTCTGGATGGGTgctgatgtatttatttttctcttttgtttattgagatataattctgATATCCTGAAGTTCACCATTTTAAAGGGTacgattcagtggtttttagcatattcacagatatgtgcgaCTGTCACCTCTGTTAAACTCCagtacattttcatcaccccaaaaagaaaaccTGTACCTATTCACAGTCGCTCCCCATTCCTCCGttgccccagccccaggcagccactaatttatttcctgtctctatggatttgcctattccagaCGTTTCCTATAAATGGAGTCATCTAatacgtggccttttgtgtctggcctctttGACTCattataatgttttcagggttcatccatgttgtagcctgtgtcggTACTTCgttcctttctgtggctgaataatattccatcctgcagatgtaccacattttctttacccattcatcatttgatggacgttcaggttgtttccagtttttggctgttaaTAAGCTGCTGCAGACGTTCATATCCAGGTTTTTGTGTAGAAtctgcttttcattctcttgatagATTCCTAGAactagaattgctgggtcatatggtaactctatgtttaacattttggaGAACTGCCAAATTCTTTTCCGAAGTGActgcaccatcttacattcccaccagcaatgtattatttaattatctgttaaaaataaaatctcttttgaaaaaaaatagtccaACACTGGTGCTCCACAACTATTTTTAGTAACAAGTCATTGGCGACGTCCCTCACAACACACTGACTGGTGTCGGGGCACCGTGCTGGGAACCACTGTGAACACTGGGCTTCGACCCTGTTAGaacagggaatttaaaaaaaaaaaaaagaaagaaaacgagtCTGAAATGAATCACTCTAGGCAGCTAGCTCTTGGGGAAGAGGTCTTTGCTGGGGAGAGGTTCTGCTTTATTGCCTTACTCCTGTCCACCAACACTGGCCCACCCTTTAGGAATTTAGCTTTTTTCCCTGGGGTCTGCAGCCCATTTCCTGAAAAGCCATTGGTCGAGCCCTCAGGCCAGTGTTGCTGGCCGTGGTGCTTCTGCTTCAAGGGCTCTTTCCCTCAAGATGCAGAAGGCCCGATGTGTTGATTAATTAGATGAGAGGGATCCACTCACAATGTATATGTTGACTCATCATGGTATAACAGTTCAAATATCTTATAATTGtatttatcaattatacctcaacaaagctagaaaaagaaaaaaaagatgcagaagaCCAAAAGCTGCACCCAGTGTCTGGGTCAAAAAGTAAAGCCAGACGCTTTGCCCAAGATACTGGTTAGTGGACACCAGGCTTAACAGCCCAAGGGCACGGCTGCCCAACATGCCCCacccctctcttctctccaagCCTGTCTTAGCATGCGGCTGAGGGCTGGAAAGCGGGAGCCGGCGGGTCCAGAGTCAGCCTGTCTCCCCCCACCTTCTGCccacagagaaaagaaactcTGGGAATGCAATACGAAGCTCCATGAAGGCCGAGGAACAGAAGATCAAAGACGCCAGGAGAGGTCCCCTGGCCCCTTTTCCAAACCAAAAATCTGAAGCAACAGAACCTCCCAAAACCCCGACCTCGTCTTGTGATTCTCCCAATGCAGCTGCTGCCAAGCAAGCCCTGAAAAAGCCCGTCAGGGCCAAACAGGCTCCCAGGAAAAAGTAAGTGCCCCCTGGAGGCCACCCCTAACACAGGGCAGCCTGCCTAGTGCCGGCAGGGGTGAGGCCGCCCACCCTCTCAGCCCCTTGAGCCGTCAAGGCTCAGATTCCTGAGTCGCCACCGGGGACACCACTGTTTGTCAGCATCTTGGTCTGTCATGGGACCAGAGCTCAGGAGCCCGCTCCCCGCCGAGAGTAGGCAGCCTGTCTTTGACACTCTCTCTGAGGCCCCCGTGGGCAGGTGAGCCTGAGTGACCCTGGGCCACGGTGGACAGAGGTGTTGAAGTGACATGGCTTCCAAGGTGCCTGCTGCTCAGGGGTTGTGTGCCTCCTGGACGTGAATGCGGTCTCGGTGCTAATActtgttttctcctcttcctttctcaccCCAGAGCTCAAGGAAAAACGCAGCAGAATCGTAAGCTCACAGATTTCTACCCTGTTCGAAGGAGCTCCAGGAAGAGCAAAGCTGAGCTGCAGGTAGAGTCACGTGGTTTTGATTCCGGCTCTCGGAAGGGGCAGGGCATCCCAGTGGGCAGTGCTTGCCGTGCACAGCCTGAGCTCGCTTTGTATCATCTTGGGACAAGTCTCTTGGCCTCCATGGCCTCGATATTCTCCTTGATCTGGTGGGGGCCGTCATAACGCTCTGGGTCACCAGGAAGCTTAGTTACGATGCCTCTGTGAAGGAGCCTTGTCGCCTGTAGCATGTGGCCTGGAAAGTCAGGACTCACCATGAAAGTGGCTTTGGCAGGGCCATTGGAGCCTAGGACCATGAGGGCTGCGTGCTCTTGGGAGGCTTGTTTTTCTGCTGTCCAGAAGTTTCATGTCTCGAGGTGGTGAAGAGCAGTGGCTTGGGAACCGCTTCCTGGTTGTATGACGTCGGGCCAGTTACTTAACCGCTCTGTGCCTCTCtgtcctgtctgtaaaatgggataataaagtAGTACCGTGTGCGGTTGTTGGGAGGGCTACATTCTTAAGTTAATGCACGTAGAACACTTAGAACCGTGCCTGGTATGCACTGAGCACCTGTTAACTATCGTCACTGTTGCTTCCCCCGTGTTGTCCCTTCCTGGGGCCCCTCTCTGCTCTTTCCTACCCAGCCACTGTCCCTCAGAACGTGCGAAAACCAGGCAGGAAGGCTGACTGGGCTGTGAGGCCCCTGCCTGCCGTGTTTGCAGAGTGCTGAGCTGTGCACAGGTGATCAATATTTGATGCAGTGAGGTGTGGTTATTGCCTTTCTGTTAGGGAAACCCAGGGTATGGCCGGGCCCTGCAGCCCCCGGCTGCTTCTGTCCACCCTCCCACCCCGGGAGCGGCAGAATAACCCTCAGGCTTGGGAGTAGCGCTCAGGATTGCCCCCCACGAGGGAGGTGGGGGCCTGGCCTTTCAACTGGAACAGACCCCTTCAGCCTTTTGATGTGAGAGCTGTGGCTGTACAGATGGTGATCTAGCCTCTCTCCGCCCCCCCCACCTCTGAACTGGCAGGACTTCCTTTAAAAAGTGGGGGAGGTCCATCTTTCCCCCTAGAGAGAAGCTTTGGCTTTATTTCCTTAGAAAGGCAGCGTATTTCAGCCAAGAACAAGCTGTTGCAAGCTGTTTGCCTGCAGCGGGAGGCGGTGTGAGGTCATCGTAGAGACGCCACTGCAGAGGGCGAGGCGGTGCCAGCCCCCAGAACCCGGGACGCcgcccagcccagctcagagcCGCCGCGCCCACACAGGGAGGCTGGGGCTCCACCAGGCGCCGCTCTGGGctgtggggcggggcggggggggggggcggcagcTGAGTTggcctttttaattaaaaacaacaacaacgggGGCTCTCTGTCGGGGCAGTGGAGGCTGCAGTAGGGTGCGCCGCAGGTCTGCCGGACCCTGCAGCAGGCGGGCGGCAAGCAGCGGGCGGCACAGTGAAGCTCACACTGTCCCCGGACGCAGAGCCAGTGGCGAGGGAGAGACACGCTGTGCCTGCCGCCGTTTGTGTTGGCTCTGCCGCGCGCGCACCGCGGCCAGGTGGTCGCCGGCCAGGACGGCGAGGCAGCTGTCTGCCGGGCTGCTGGGCTGCGGCTGCCAGGGTGGCGGCGGCTCTTGACCGCAGAGGTGAAGCCCGAgggcggggcagctgggcctcgTCTCAGGGGTGAGGTCAGGCCTGACCTGCCTGCCCTCCGGGGCCGGCCAAAACCGAGGCCCGGGGCTGGGTGTGGGCAGCGGGGGTGAGACGGACAAAGAGCTCCGCAGACAACACCTTGCTCCCTTCCCGCCCACTCAGGCCCTGGGTCCCCTGTGGGCTGCTGCCAGAATCCTCTTTAGGACGCTCAGAGCTGGTGGCTCACATGCCCCAAACCCCCGAGCCTCCAGAGTGAAACTCAGGGCCGTGCATTCAGGGCCTCCACGGCCCCGGCTCTCCTCAGCTTGTCTCCTCTGCCTTGTTCTGTCACGGCAGGAAAGTCCCCCGTCGCCCATCTCAGTTCTCCCACGATTACTCCCATTTGTCTCTGCACACTTGTAACTGATTCATCATTTAACAAGGtagctgtgtgtgtgcatgtggggtGGCGGGGGGGCCGTTGTTGCTTTGagggcttactgtgtgccaggcactgttctaggccagAAGGTTCCGCAGTGAGCAGGCGGTGGGCACACGCCCCCCGTCTAAAGGGCGCAGCCTCTGAACGGCCCTGGCTGCTGCCGTATGAAGTCAgagtcctgatttttaaatgtcagcaaTTTCGCTATTTTCTAGAAGTCTGCGTGGGCCAAACAGAACATAGCCACAAGCCCGATTCTGCCCTTGGGGCCACCACTGTCTCCCTCTTGGCCTCTTTAAACCCCAGGTGGCGAATGGTCCGCCTCAGATGGGCATTGAGGAAAGGATGGGGGCTTGGGGGCCTGGGCATCCTTTGGGACCAATGCCCTGGAGGCCAACTGCAAGTGACCTGCGGGCGGCCGGGGCTCCTGGAATGGCCTCGGAGACAATGCTGATGCGCGTcgcattttttctttcctccgcACCCAgtctgaagaaaggaaaagaatagacgAATTGATTGAAAGtgggaaagaagaaggaatgaaGGTAAGGGGCCGCAGGGCCCACTGCGTGGAAGTTAAGGCTGTGAAGTCGTACCTTCCCTGGTGCAGAGGCTCACATAGGAGCTGCGCTGCTTTAACCCTCTGATGGTCACTGTGACCAGGCGGGCTGTTACAGGTTGTCGAGGGACCAAATGCTAAAAGTATCGTTGAAGGGAAGGCCTCACGAAGGAAACATGAGATGTTGCCCTGAGGAAACTTTTTAAAGGTTATGAAATACatgcaacataaaatttactgctgtaaccattttaagtgcacagttaaGAACATCCTACAGTCACAGTTGTGCGATCATCATCTCTGTCTggttccagaactttttcatcctcCCAAACGGAAACCCCGAACCCATCTGCACTCACTCGGCGttccctgccctcagcccctgACAGCTACCAGTCTGCTTGCTGTCTCTATGGGTTTGCCTGTTCTGCAcacttcatacaaatggaatcatagactGTGTAGCCTgttttatctggcttctttcatttagcatgatgcTTAGGGAAACTTTTAAAAGGACAAACTGATCAGATTTTTCTAGACTGTTTTCCTGGGAAATGGCAATGCCCAGgagatttgcttttctcttcgtATATTTCAGACACACTGGGTGGATGAGAGGGGAGCAAGTCTCCATAGTGGTGGCCAGATGGCCCTGGACTAGGACCCAGGGGTTGGAAAGCTTCAGTTTCCACCCACCATTGAGGGggatctgaaatttttttttgcccacactgcacggcttgcgggatcttagttccctgacccgggatcaaatctgtgccccgtgcattggaagctcagagtcctaatcactggaccgccagggagtccCCTG
It contains:
- the KMT5A gene encoding N-lysine methyltransferase KMT5A isoform X2, with translation MARGRKMSKPRAVEAAAAAAAVAATAPGPEMVERRGPGRPRTNGENVFTGQSKIYTYMSPNKCSGMRSPLQEENSVAHHEVKCQGKPLAGIYRKRDEKRNSGNAIRSSMKAEEQKIKDARRGPLAPFPNQKSEATEPPKTPTSSCDSPNAAAAKQALKKPVRAKQAPRKKAQGKTQQNRKLTDFYPVRRSSRKSKAELQSEERKRIDELIESGKEEGMKIDLIDGKGRGVIATKQFSRGEFVVEYHGDLIEITDAKKREALYAQDPSTGCYMYYFQYLSKTYCVDATRETNRLGRLINHSKCGNCQTKLHDIDGVPHLILIASRDIEAGEELLYDYGDRSRASIEAHPWLKH
- the KMT5A gene encoding N-lysine methyltransferase KMT5A isoform X1; this encodes MSKPRAVEAAAAAAAVAATAPGPEMVERRGPGRPRTNGENVFTGQSKIYTYMSPNKCSGMRSPLQEENSVAHHEVKCQGKPLAGIYRKRDEKRNSGNAIRSSMKAEEQKIKDARRGPLAPFPNQKSEATEPPKTPTSSCDSPNAAAAKQALKKPVRAKQAPRKKAQGKTQQNRKLTDFYPVRRSSRKSKAELQSEERKRIDELIESGKEEGMKIDLIDGKGRGVIATKQFSRGEFVVEYHGDLIEITDAKKREALYAQDPSTGCYMYYFQYLSKTYCVDATRETNRLGRLINHSKCGNCQTKLHDIDGVPHLILIASRDIEAGEELLYDYGDRSRASIEAHPWLKH